The following are encoded together in the Candidatus Eremiobacteraceae bacterium genome:
- a CDS encoding EAL domain-containing protein: MAITALTTAYDFQAISGALSRTESFHNARQLTSQMVEALFRQESSLRGYTSTRDPEYLKPFRDARADFGASLETLREYLDSVGLSDAQPYLRDITRIHAQWVDTVAAPLMTNPSGELAQSRQRTGELLFSSLNDDVDGLAAALDVAAQKSARESRLRVIITVLEIVVITLVFVLTAIRMYGATRQIERRFLAELTEANTSLVNAQRLARVGNWTKDLRTGKLSWSDEMCRIFGVSSTEVDEGLLRHFDHPSDVTNVKHVVSAAQANFEPYSIDHRVVLRDGSVRHVQEQAEYSFDSSGKAVSVIGTLLDVTARKQAEERLAHLAHHDALTGLPNRTLLHERLSQALLFARRHSSTVAVLYLDLDRFKGVNDTLGHGVGDELLKVVATRLSTAVRPTDTVVRPGGDEFIIVLADMSRESDVKEVSEKIGRTFAAPFVVERDEFFISTSIGVALFPKDGDDAETLIKNADAAMYQAKERGRNNTQFYTPDIQDATRRKLSLEGDLRKALEREEFVLHYQPIVSVTSGAITGFESLVRWQHPQRGLIAPNDFIPIAEEVGVIVPLGEWVLRTAAAQQKAWERGGCDVGRVTVNISARQFQQRDLPEVVGRIVEEFDIRPGTLELELTESIVMRDVKDGIRAVAQLREMGVAVAMDDFGTGYSSLSYLKSFPIASLKIDGSFIRDLNVDQFDEAISQAIITLARSLQVRVVAEGVETQSQLLKLRRMGCDEAQGYYFSRPVPALETVALFDRFRRLEARQGA; encoded by the coding sequence GTGGCCATCACCGCGCTCACGACCGCATACGATTTCCAGGCGATATCCGGTGCGCTCTCGCGCACCGAGTCGTTCCATAACGCGCGCCAGCTGACGTCGCAAATGGTCGAGGCGTTGTTCCGGCAAGAATCCAGCTTGCGCGGTTACACGTCCACGCGCGATCCTGAATATCTGAAACCGTTCCGCGATGCACGCGCCGATTTCGGCGCGAGTCTCGAGACGCTGCGCGAATATCTGGATAGCGTCGGCTTGTCGGACGCGCAACCGTATCTTCGCGACATCACACGGATCCACGCACAATGGGTCGACACGGTCGCCGCGCCGTTGATGACCAATCCGTCCGGCGAACTCGCCCAGAGCCGTCAGCGAACCGGAGAGCTGCTTTTCAGCTCGCTCAACGATGACGTGGACGGACTTGCCGCCGCCCTCGACGTCGCGGCACAGAAGTCGGCGCGCGAATCTCGGCTGCGCGTCATCATCACCGTCCTCGAGATCGTGGTGATCACCCTTGTCTTCGTCCTCACGGCGATCCGCATGTACGGTGCGACGCGGCAGATCGAACGCCGCTTCCTCGCAGAGCTCACCGAGGCGAACACGAGTCTCGTGAACGCCCAACGGCTCGCCCGCGTCGGCAACTGGACCAAAGATCTTCGTACCGGCAAGCTCTCCTGGTCCGACGAGATGTGCAGGATCTTCGGCGTCTCGTCCACGGAAGTCGATGAAGGTCTGCTGCGTCACTTCGATCACCCGAGCGATGTGACAAATGTGAAGCACGTCGTCTCCGCGGCACAGGCGAACTTCGAACCGTACAGCATCGACCACCGAGTCGTGCTGCGAGACGGATCCGTGCGGCACGTACAGGAGCAGGCGGAATATTCGTTTGATTCGTCGGGCAAAGCCGTCAGCGTCATTGGCACACTTCTGGACGTCACGGCGCGCAAGCAGGCGGAAGAGCGGCTCGCGCATCTCGCCCACCACGATGCCTTGACCGGCTTGCCGAACCGCACGCTGCTGCACGAGCGTCTGTCGCAGGCGCTCTTGTTCGCGCGGCGTCATTCATCGACCGTAGCAGTCCTGTACCTCGATCTCGACCGCTTCAAGGGTGTCAACGACACACTGGGCCACGGTGTCGGGGACGAGCTGCTTAAGGTGGTCGCGACACGCCTTTCGACGGCGGTGCGGCCGACCGACACGGTCGTCCGACCCGGCGGTGACGAGTTCATCATCGTCCTCGCCGACATGTCGCGCGAATCCGACGTGAAGGAAGTCTCCGAGAAGATCGGGCGCACGTTTGCCGCGCCGTTCGTGGTGGAACGAGACGAGTTCTTCATATCCACGAGCATCGGCGTCGCGCTCTTCCCCAAAGACGGCGACGACGCGGAGACGCTCATCAAGAACGCCGATGCGGCTATGTATCAGGCCAAAGAGCGCGGCCGCAACAACACGCAGTTCTACACCCCGGACATCCAAGACGCGACGCGGCGCAAGCTCTCCTTAGAGGGCGACCTGCGCAAAGCGCTTGAGCGCGAAGAATTCGTCCTTCACTATCAACCCATCGTCTCCGTCACGAGCGGTGCGATCACAGGATTTGAATCGCTGGTGCGCTGGCAGCATCCGCAACGCGGTCTGATCGCACCGAACGATTTCATCCCGATCGCGGAAGAAGTCGGCGTCATCGTGCCGCTCGGTGAATGGGTGCTCAGAACTGCTGCCGCGCAGCAGAAGGCGTGGGAGCGCGGAGGTTGCGATGTGGGCCGCGTTACGGTCAACATCTCAGCACGTCAATTCCAGCAGCGAGACCTGCCGGAAGTCGTCGGCCGGATCGTCGAGGAGTTTGACATCCGGCCTGGTACGCTCGAACTGGAACTGACGGAAAGCATCGTCATGCGCGATGTCAAGGATGGCATCCGGGCTGTGGCACAGCTGCGTGAAATGGGCGTGGCCGTCGCCATGGACGACTTCGGAACCGGGTACAGCTCGCTCAGCTATCTCAAGAGCTTCCCGATCGCGTCGCTCAAGATCGACGGGTCGTTCATCCGCGACCTGAACGTGGATCAGTTCGACGAAGCGATCTCTCAAGCGATCATTACGCTGGCTCGAAGCCTCCAAGTGCGGGTCGTCGCAGAAGGCGTCGAGACGCAGTCGCAATTGTTGAAGCTCCGCCGAATGGGATGCGACGAAGCGCAAGGCTACTATTTCAGCCGGCCGGTGCCGGCGCTCGAGACCGTTGCGCTCTTCGATCGATTCAGGCGGCTCGAAGCGCGACAAGGAGCATGA
- a CDS encoding peptide ABC transporter substrate-binding protein, giving the protein MTQHCAPARLALGLAVCLILSACSRQTSAERSAANPGTIPGVLRIASQQQPETMSTLTSEQYIDTDLSMLWASYLFLWSDKNELVPDLATEVPTQANGGISVDGKTVTYHLRRNVVWHDGAPFTAKDVVFTWHAIMNPRNVTGTKVCYALIKTIASPDDHTIVVRLKRPYSPFVATFFSMANEAYSVLPAHVLSKYRDLNNVPFNVLPIGTGPFVVVSNEAGKIRFVANRRYWRGPPRLREIDFEWLPDDASLVRELAAHRVDLYLESAQSLEPELHGIPGTTIYLYPFTRFSDIGFNLGRPQLADIRVRRALAYATDRTALIDRVSRGVNLPADSDQPRGSWAHANGIHAYPYDPGRAASLLSEAGWKRGADGVRRKDGRQLVLLMIGELGSATALAAETEIAREWRAVGVQLRIKNYPSAQLYATKSGGGIQQNGRFDVTFEQWGNGVDPDDSQLFDCDQAPPAGWNIYFYCDRALDRAEERATTDYSIARRKRDYAAVQRILAADLPIVPVWFVQRQDIASIDLRGYRPANAVSPLWNSWEWQI; this is encoded by the coding sequence ATGACCCAGCATTGCGCGCCCGCGCGGCTGGCGCTCGGGCTCGCCGTCTGCCTCATCCTCAGCGCATGCTCGCGCCAGACTTCGGCTGAACGATCCGCCGCGAACCCTGGGACGATCCCGGGCGTTTTGAGGATCGCCTCACAGCAACAGCCGGAGACGATGAGCACGTTGACGTCCGAACAGTACATCGACACCGACTTGAGCATGCTCTGGGCATCGTATCTGTTCTTGTGGAGCGACAAGAACGAACTCGTCCCCGATCTAGCGACCGAAGTCCCGACGCAAGCGAACGGCGGGATCAGCGTCGACGGCAAGACGGTCACGTACCATCTGCGTCGCAACGTCGTGTGGCACGACGGCGCGCCGTTCACCGCAAAGGACGTGGTGTTCACGTGGCACGCGATCATGAACCCCCGCAATGTCACGGGCACGAAGGTCTGTTACGCGTTGATCAAAACCATCGCGTCGCCCGACGACCACACGATCGTCGTGCGTCTCAAACGCCCGTACTCGCCGTTCGTCGCGACGTTTTTTTCGATGGCGAACGAGGCCTATTCAGTTCTCCCCGCTCATGTCTTGTCGAAATATCGCGACCTCAACAACGTCCCGTTCAACGTCTTACCGATCGGCACCGGTCCGTTTGTCGTCGTCTCGAACGAGGCCGGGAAAATCCGGTTTGTCGCAAACCGCCGGTATTGGCGCGGGCCGCCGCGGTTGCGCGAGATCGACTTCGAGTGGCTTCCAGACGACGCGTCGCTCGTACGCGAGCTCGCCGCACATCGCGTAGACCTCTATCTCGAAAGCGCGCAATCGCTTGAACCGGAACTGCACGGGATCCCGGGCACTACCATCTACCTCTATCCTTTCACGCGCTTCTCGGACATCGGTTTCAACCTCGGCCGGCCCCAGCTGGCCGACATCCGGGTTCGTCGCGCTCTCGCGTATGCGACCGACCGGACCGCGCTCATAGATCGCGTCTCACGCGGTGTGAATCTGCCGGCCGACTCGGATCAGCCGCGCGGATCGTGGGCTCACGCAAACGGCATCCACGCCTATCCGTACGATCCTGGTCGCGCAGCTTCGCTGCTCAGCGAGGCGGGCTGGAAGCGCGGCGCGGACGGGGTCCGACGGAAAGACGGCAGACAGCTCGTGCTGCTCATGATCGGCGAGCTCGGCTCTGCGACCGCTCTCGCCGCGGAAACAGAGATCGCGCGCGAGTGGCGAGCTGTTGGCGTTCAGCTTCGTATCAAGAACTATCCATCGGCGCAGCTATACGCGACGAAGAGCGGAGGCGGCATCCAACAGAACGGCCGATTCGACGTGACGTTCGAGCAGTGGGGCAACGGGGTCGATCCCGACGACTCGCAACTTTTCGACTGCGATCAAGCGCCGCCGGCGGGTTGGAACATCTATTTCTACTGCGATCGCGCGCTCGATAGAGCAGAGGAACGAGCCACGACCGACTATAGCATCGCGCGGCGCAAGCGCGACTACGCCGCCGTGCAGCGAATACTTGCCGCCGACCTCCCCATCGTCCCGGTATGGTTCGTTCAGCGTCAGGACATCGCGAGCATCGATCTGCGCGGCTATCGCCCGGCGAACGCGGTGAGCCCGCTCTGGAATTCGTGGGAATGGCAGATCTGA